The window GTCGGTGTGCGGGTGCTGATGCTGGTGACCCGCCCGGTCGTGGTCGTGCCGGGCGGGCGGCGGGGCGCCGTCGTGCACCACCTGGCCGTGCCGCAGCACCACGGCGCGCGTGACGAGCGGTGCGAGCTCACCGAGCTCGTGCAGCACGACGAGCACCGTGAGGCCGCCGTCGACCAGCCGCCGCATGGTGGCGGCGAACGCCTCCTGGCTGGCTACGTCCACGCCGGCGACGGGCTCGTCCAGGACGAGCAGGTCCGGCTCACGGACCAGAGCGCGCGCGATGAGGATGCGCTGCTGCTGCCCGCCCGAGAGCAGGTGCACCGGGTCGCGCACGCGGTCGGCGAGGCCCACCTGTTCGAGGGCCGCCGCCACCCGGTCGCGCCAGCCGCGCGGCAGCCGCAGGCGGTGGCCGTGCAGCAGGCCGGAGGCGACGACCTCCTGGACGGACGAGGGGATGCCGCCGCCCGCGCCCGCCCGCTGGGGCACGTAGCCGATCCGGCTCCAGTCGACCGCCGCGGCGCGCCGGCAGCCCCCGAGGGGCGCGCCGAGCAGGCGCACGGTGCCCTCGGACGGTGGGTTGATGCCGACCAGCGTCCGCACGAGGGTGGACTTGCCGGAGCCGTTCGCGCCGAGCAGCGCGACGACCTCGCCGGGAAGGACCGTCAGGTCGACCCCGCGCAGGATGTGGCTCGCGCCCACACGAAAGTGCAGGTCGCGGGCCTCGATGACGGGTTCGCTCGACTCGGTCACCTGCCTAGTGTCCGTCATTCGCAGACCAGTCCGTCCTCCAACGCGGCCAGGTTGGTCTGCATCACGGAGACGTAGTCCTCGCCGGCGGCGGTCGCCTCCTCGGACAGGCCCTCCAGCGGGTCGAGCACGGCGGTGCTCACACCCAGGTCGGAGGCGAGCGTCTCGGTGACCTTCGGGCTCACGAGGGTCTCCGAATAGAGGGTGGTGATGCCGCGCTCCTCGACCAGGTCGCCGATCTCGCGCAGGCGGGCCGGGGAGGGCTCGGCCTCCGGGTCGAGCGCGGAGATGCCGACCTGCTCCAGGCCGTACCGGTCGGCGAGGTAGCCGAACGCGGCGTGGCTGGTCACCAGGGTCGCGCCCTGGCAGGCGGCGAGGCCGTCGGCGAACTCCTGGTCGAGGTCGCCGAGCTGCTGGTCCAGGCGCTGGGCCCCGGCGGCGTACTCGTCGGCGTGCTCCGGGTCGGTTGCGGCCAGCTCGTCCGCCACGGCCTGGCCGACGGCGGCCAGCTTGCTCGGGTCCAGCCAGAAGTGCGGGTCGGCGGTGCCGTGCTCGTCGCCCTCCTCGGCGTGCTCCTCCTCCGTCTCTTCCGTCTCCTCCGTGTGCTCCACCAGTCCGGCGGCGTCCGCGGCGTCGACCACGTGCTCGGGGGCGCGGGACTCGACGCCCTCGTCGACGGCGGTCTGGAAGCCCGACAGGTAGACCACCAGGTCGGCGGTGCCGATCTCGCGGACCTGCGCCGGGGAGAGCTCCAGGTCGTGCGGCTCGGCGGCCGGCGGCGTGAGGTTGTCGACCGTGACCAGGTCGCCGCCGATCTGCTGCGCCACGTACTGGAGCGGATAGAACGAGGCGAGCACGGTGACGCCGTCGTCCTGCGCCGCGGAGCCGCCTGGTCCCTGAGCCGAGCAGCCCGCGAGGGTCGCCGTGGCGGCGAGGACGAGGCTGGTCAGGGCTGCGCCGGAGACGCGAGTCGAAGTCATGAGAACGATTCTCACGCTTGTTGAGAACGATTGTCAAAGATCGGCTGCGAGAGGTGCGTCACCGGTCGGTAGGCCGCTTATTTCGCGCGGGCTGCAACCGGCCCGGACGGTAGGCTGGGCGGACATTGTTTCCGCCTGTTCCCCTGGAGAGACCCTCGTGTCCGACAAGTCAGTGCGCTCTGCGCAGACCGCCAAGCTCGACGCCGTCGTCTCGCTCGCCAAGCGACGAGGTTTCGTCTTCCCGTCGGGTGAGATCTATGGCGGAACGCGTTCTGCGTGGGACTACGGCCCGCTCGGTGTGGAGCTCAAGGAGAACATCAAGCGGCAGTGGTGGCGTGCGATGGTCACGAGCCGGGACGACATCGTCGGCCTCGACTCGGCGGTCATCCTGCCCCGTCAGGTGTGGGTCGCCTCCGGCCACGTCGGCGTGTTCACCGACCCGCTGACCGAGTGCCTCTCGTGCCACAAGCGGTTCCGCGAGGACCAGATGATCGAGGAGTTCGAGGAGAAGAAGGGCCGGCCCCCGAGGGCGGCCTCGCCGAGATCGCTTGCGCCAACTGCGGCACCCGCGGCCAGTGGACCGAGCCCCGCGACTTCAACATGATGCTGAAGACGTACCTCGGCCCGGTCGAGGACGAGTCCGGCCTGCACTACCTGCGCCCCGAGACCGCGCAGGGCATCTTCGTGAACTTCGCCAATGTCGCCGGTGCGGCGCGCAAGAAGCCGCCGTTCGGCATCGGCCAGATCGGCAAGTCGTTCCGCAACGAGATCACGCCGGGCAACTTCATCTTCCGCACGCGCGAGTTCGAGCAGATGGAGATGGAGTTCTTCGTCAAGCCGGGCGAGGACGAGGAGTGGCACCAGTACTGGATCGACTACCGCACCAACTGGTACACGGACCTCGGCATCTCGGCCGACAACCTGCGCCACTTCGAGCACCCGAAGGACAAGCTGTCGCACTACTCGACCCGCACCGTGGACATCGAGTACCGCTTCGGCTTCCAGGGCAGCGAGTGGGGCGAGCTCGAGGGCATCGCGAACCGTACGGACTTCGACCTGAAGACCCACACGGAGAGCTCGGGCAAGGACCTGGAGTACCGCGACCCGGTGACGAACGAGAAGTACTTCCCGTACGTCATCGAGCCGGCCGCGGGCCTGACCCGGTCCCTCATGGCCTTCCTCGTCGAGGCGTACGGCGAGGACGAGGCGCCGAACACCAAGGGCGGCGTCGACAAGCGCACGGTCCTGCGCCTCGACCCCCGGCTGGCCCCTGTGAAGGCGGCGGTGCTGCCGCTGTCCAAGACGGCGGACCTGCTCCCGGCGTCGGAGGCCCTGGCCGCCGAGCTGCGCAAGTACTGGAACGTCGACTACGACGTGACGCAGGCCATCGGCAAGCGGTACCGCCGGCAGGACGAGATCGGCACGCCGTTCTGCATCACCGTCGACTTCGACACCCTCGACGACCAGGCGGTGACGATCCGGCACCGCGACAGCATGGAGCAGGAGCGTGTGTCGCTGGACAAGGTGGTCGGCTACCTCGCCGGTCACCTCGTCGGGGCCTGACGCTCAGGCTCGATCACCGCATCATTCGCGCGCGTCCTGCGCCTGCTCCCGCAGCAGCCGCAGGACGCGCGCGGCATGCCGGTCCGTCGTGTCGATCTCGTGGAGCGGCTGGACCCGCAGCGGCGCATGCTCGCCGACGACGAGGACCGCGCGCCTGCTGCCCTCTGCAGGCACGAACTGCACGGTGAAGGTACGCAACCAGATCTCGAGCAAGAACCGCCCGCCCTCGCCGAGCTCGACGAGCCGAGCAACCCCTTCGGGCGAGGTGACGCCGCCCAACGGGTAGGACCGCCCCACCGGCGTAACTGCGGCGGCGCCAGTGCGGACAAGGTCCGCGAGCCACGACACCGCCTCGGGACCGTCGGGCAACGCGAGCTCGACAGGCTCGGCCAAGGAGATGGGCGCTCCGAGCACCGCCGCAGCCGCGAGACCCTCGAACCGGTACTCAAGGTCCACCAGCCCTTCCATGAGCGAAACGGTCATGCTCAGGCTGTCGGCGGCGCTCGTGTCGTCGGCACGAGTCGCGACGGCGCGGCGAATATCGTCGTCGAGCGGCTCGAGCTCGATCTTCATCTGTTTGCCCGTAGCGGCCAGGAGAACCGTCAGCATCTCCCATGACGGGGAGCGCGCCCCCGTCTCGATCGCCGCCACAGTGCCCCGCGAGACGCCAGCGCGTTCGGCCAGGCTCGCCTGCGTCTGCTGAGCGGCAAACCGAGCGTCTTTCACGAGCTGAGCTACGTTCACCTGCGCGCCTTCGAGTTCCACAAGACCCATCGTGCCCGGTGCGGTGCACCGATGCGGAGCACCCGGGTCCAGCCTGTGGAAAACCGCTGCCGACGCATTGGGGTCGGGGTCACCGGTCGGGGCAACAGTAAGAATCCGAAGTGCGCTGCGCTGAGTAGACGATGTCAACGCAGAGCAACGGACCTGGCAGATGTAGGCACTCTCCCAGCCCGCCGCGATCCGCGACGGCCAGATCATCACCCGGGCGAGGTCGAGCCGGGCGTACCGACCATCTCGCGCATTGTGGAATGCTTAGGCAATGCTTACCTCACCTGCGGCTGCGCCTGCGGGGCGCCGTGAAGGTGCGGAAGCCGTAGCTCACCGTGCCCGACGTCGGACGCTCGCGTCGCTCACTGCAGTCGCCGCCCTGCTGCTCGTCGTCCTGGCGAGTCTTGCGCTCGGCGTCCGCGACATCAACCCGGCCGAGGTGTGGCGAGCCCTGACGGCGCCGGTCGCCGGGTTCATGGACCACGACGTGGTTCTGGAGCAGCGTCTGCCGCGCACCATCGTGGGGCTCGCGGCCGGGGTCGCGCTCGGTTTGTCGGGCACCCTGATCCAGGGGGTCACCCGCAACCCGATCGCCGACCCGGGCCTGCTGGGCCTGAACTCCGGCGCGTCGCTCGCGGTGGTCTGCGCGGTCTGGCTGCTCGGCATCACGTCGCCCATCGGCTACGTGTGGTTCGCGTTCTTCGGCGCCGCCGTCGCCGCCGCGATCGTGTTCTCGGTGGGCCGTGGCCAGCCGGTGCGCCTCGCGCTCGTCGGCGCAGCCGTGACCGGGCTCATCACGCCGCTCATCACCCTGGTCCTGCTTCGCGACCAGGGAGCCTTCAACATGTTCCGGTTCTGGTCGGTCGGCTCCCTGACCGGCCGCGGCCTGGACACGGTGCTCTGGCTGTGGCCGTTCATCGTGGTCGGTCTGGTCCTCGCCGCCGTGCTCGCGCACCGGCTCAACATGCTGGCCCTCGGCGACGACGTCGCGGCCTCGCTGGGGCAGCGGGTCGGCACTACGCGGACCTTCGCAGCGATCGCCATCGTGCTGCTCGCCGGCACGGCGACCTCGCTCGCCGGGCCGATCGCGCTGGTCGGGCTCGTGGTGCCGCACGCGGCCCGCAGGCTCGTCGGCACGGACTACCGCTGGATCATGGCGATCAGCGCGTTCCTGGGCCCGGTGATGCTGCTGGCGGCCGACGTGCTCGGGCGGCTTGTCCTGCCCCGGTCGGAGCTCCCCGCCGGTGTGGTCGCGGCGCTGATCGGCGCGCCGGTGCTGATCGCCGTGGCCCGCGGCCGCAACGTGGTGGGGGCCTGATGAGCACCGTCACCACCGCGGCCACCACCGCGTCAGTCGTCGCGGGCCTGCGTACCGCCCGGCGGCGCCGGCAGATCGTCGTCGTGGCCGGGATGGTCCTCCTGGTGCTGGCCGCCGGGACCGGTGCCCTGCTGGTCGGGGCCGCCGGGCTGACCCCCGGGCAGGCGATCGCGGGCGCCCTGGGCCTCGGCGACCCGGGCGACGTCTTCATCATCCAGATGCTGCGCCTGCCCCGCATCGAGGCGGCCGTCGTGATCGGCGCCGCGTTCGGCCTGGCGGGCGCCCTGTCCCAGTCGACCCTGCGCAACCCGCTCGCCTCCCCCGACATCCTCGGCATCTCCAGCGGCGCGAGCCTCGGGGCCGTGGTCGGCCTGCTCGTCCTGGGGCTGAGCGGGGTTGCGCTGTCTGGCCTGGCGTTCACGGGCGCAGTCGCCGTCGCGATTGCGATCTGGCTGCTGGCCTGGCGCAAGGGACTGCACTCGATCCGGTTCGTGCTGGTCGGCGTCGGTTTCGCCTACCTGTGCTCATCCCTGCTGGCCTGGGCCATGGCCCGGTCGCAGGAGCACGAGGCGGCGGCCGTGCTGCTCTGGGTCGTCGGCTCCGTCTCCGACATCCGCGGCGAACAGCTCGCGCTTGTCGCCGCCGGGACGCTCGTGCTGGGCGTGGCGGTCACGATCGTCGCGCGGACGCAGGGGCCGCTCTCGCTCGGGGACGACAATGCGCGCGCCCTCGGTGTGCGCGTGGACGCTGCACGGGTCGGCTCCCTGCTGCTCGCCGTAGCCCTCGTCGCACTCGCCACGAGCGCCGCGGGCCCGCTGGCGTTCGTCTCCCTGGTAGCCCCCGCCATCGCCCGCCGCCTGGTGAACGACGGCGGCGCGGCGCTGGCCGCATCCGCCGCGACCGGCGCCGCCCTGACCCTGGTGGCGGACGTCATCGGGCAGCACGGGCTGCTCGGGGTCGCCGCACCCGTGGGCGTCGTCACCGGGCTCGTGGGCGCCCCCTACCTGCTGTGGCTGCTCGCCACCAACGAGAAGAGGAGCCGATGACCACCCTGCGCGCCGAGAGCGTCAGCCTGGGCTACGACGGCCTGCGGGTCATCGAGGATCTCGACCTGACGCTCCCCGACGGCAAGATCACCGCCGTCGTCGGGCCGAATGCCTGCGGCAAGTCCACGCTCCTGCGCGGGCTGGCCCGCCTGCACCCGCTGGAGAGCGGCCGCGTCACGCTCGACGGCGCCGACGTCACGGCCATGCCCCGCAAGGAGCTGGCCCGCAGGGTCGGCATGCTGCCGCAGTCGTCGATCGCGCCCGACGGCGTCCGCGTCGCCGAGCTCGTCGCCCGCGGCCGGTACCCGCACCAGGGCTGGTTCGGCAGGCACTCGTCAGACGACGACGCCGTGGTCACCACCGCGCTGGAGTCCACCGGGGTCGCGGACCTCGCGGACCGGCCGGTCGCCGAGCTGTCGGGCGGGCAGCGCCAGCGCGTGTGGATCGCGATGGTCCTGGCGCAGCAGACGGACATCGTGCTGCTCGACGAGCCGACGACGTTCCTCGACGTGCGCCACCAG is drawn from Promicromonospora sp. Populi and contains these coding sequences:
- a CDS encoding FecCD family ABC transporter permease produces the protein MSTVTTAATTASVVAGLRTARRRRQIVVVAGMVLLVLAAGTGALLVGAAGLTPGQAIAGALGLGDPGDVFIIQMLRLPRIEAAVVIGAAFGLAGALSQSTLRNPLASPDILGISSGASLGAVVGLLVLGLSGVALSGLAFTGAVAVAIAIWLLAWRKGLHSIRFVLVGVGFAYLCSSLLAWAMARSQEHEAAAVLLWVVGSVSDIRGEQLALVAAGTLVLGVAVTIVARTQGPLSLGDDNARALGVRVDAARVGSLLLAVALVALATSAAGPLAFVSLVAPAIARRLVNDGGAALAASAATGAALTLVADVIGQHGLLGVAAPVGVVTGLVGAPYLLWLLATNEKRSR
- a CDS encoding ABC transporter ATP-binding protein, translated to MTTLRAESVSLGYDGLRVIEDLDLTLPDGKITAVVGPNACGKSTLLRGLARLHPLESGRVTLDGADVTAMPRKELARRVGMLPQSSIAPDGVRVAELVARGRYPHQGWFGRHSSDDDAVVTTALESTGVADLADRPVAELSGGQRQRVWIAMVLAQQTDIVLLDEPTTFLDVRHQLDLLDLLTELNREGGTTVAMVLHDLNLAARYADHLVVMSAGRIVAEGAPSDVLTREVVSEAFSLQSQVVPDPVSGSPLVVPVGRYHSS
- a CDS encoding metal ABC transporter ATP-binding protein, giving the protein MTESSEPVIEARDLHFRVGASHILRGVDLTVLPGEVVALLGANGSGKSTLVRTLVGINPPSEGTVRLLGAPLGGCRRAAAVDWSRIGYVPQRAGAGGGIPSSVQEVVASGLLHGHRLRLPRGWRDRVAAALEQVGLADRVRDPVHLLSGGQQQRILIARALVREPDLLVLDEPVAGVDVASQEAFAATMRRLVDGGLTVLVVLHELGELAPLVTRAVVLRHGQVVHDGAPPPARHDHDRAGHQHQHPHTDDNALETTESRALDLEVRP
- a CDS encoding helix-turn-helix transcriptional regulator, which codes for MELEGAQVNVAQLVKDARFAAQQTQASLAERAGVSRGTVAAIETGARSPSWEMLTVLLAATGKQMKIELEPLDDDIRRAVATRADDTSAADSLSMTVSLMEGLVDLEYRFEGLAAAAVLGAPISLAEPVELALPDGPEAVSWLADLVRTGAAAVTPVGRSYPLGGVTSPEGVARLVELGEGGRFLLEIWLRTFTVQFVPAEGSRRAVLVVGEHAPLRVQPLHEIDTTDRHAARVLRLLREQAQDARE
- a CDS encoding metal ABC transporter substrate-binding protein, producing the protein MTSTRVSGAALTSLVLAATATLAGCSAQGPGGSAAQDDGVTVLASFYPLQYVAQQIGGDLVTVDNLTPPAAEPHDLELSPAQVREIGTADLVVYLSGFQTAVDEGVESRAPEHVVDAADAAGLVEHTEETEETEEEHAEEGDEHGTADPHFWLDPSKLAAVGQAVADELAATDPEHADEYAAGAQRLDQQLGDLDQEFADGLAACQGATLVTSHAAFGYLADRYGLEQVGISALDPEAEPSPARLREIGDLVEERGITTLYSETLVSPKVTETLASDLGVSTAVLDPLEGLSEEATAAGEDYVSVMQTNLAALEDGLVCE
- a CDS encoding FecCD family ABC transporter permease, whose translation is MLTSPAAAPAGRREGAEAVAHRARRRTLASLTAVAALLLVVLASLALGVRDINPAEVWRALTAPVAGFMDHDVVLEQRLPRTIVGLAAGVALGLSGTLIQGVTRNPIADPGLLGLNSGASLAVVCAVWLLGITSPIGYVWFAFFGAAVAAAIVFSVGRGQPVRLALVGAAVTGLITPLITLVLLRDQGAFNMFRFWSVGSLTGRGLDTVLWLWPFIVVGLVLAAVLAHRLNMLALGDDVAASLGQRVGTTRTFAAIAIVLLAGTATSLAGPIALVGLVVPHAARRLVGTDYRWIMAISAFLGPVMLLAADVLGRLVLPRSELPAGVVAALIGAPVLIAVARGRNVVGA